A genomic region of Oncorhynchus mykiss isolate Arlee chromosome 2, USDA_OmykA_1.1, whole genome shotgun sequence contains the following coding sequences:
- the LOC110496807 gene encoding mucin-5AC produces the protein MQTEKESQGDKVRKKELETERKREGDREKEEERGRGNREEIQKKEENQVVIERERKMEKERQSQHPWQGKEIKNEKKKESDQDKKESDQEEPGKKIEKEVEKTVQSVQRDSIGPLMTDDQDTTSPSPSNGFKHDSIPRPDSSGPDQKSNSIPRPATNPSPRSSSDTSRGYISSPSSSSTSSPRSSSISSTRTSSNLNTSSSQRTISSLPHQGATRSDPITTPSSGTSYRTARTSPSITTSTNQTTTSSSKRTTSPRNRPVQKHKPNQAKQAIRPRLKSRPPSPTSSSSSTASFTSLSSWTTTTSSSPAWTRTKKTTGLNTKPKLKPKPGQKPIPGLRPKPGPKQRPVLKPSPTSSSSFNSKTTLRTGSTSTPTCSLNSAISFTRPSLQSTKTSTSQISTMLGHSSATTTSPSSNITSPSYRTTSSSPVASSSSSSTPGTKTTARPSPRNTSPSSRIGSRWTPRPDLKPKPGTRPIPGPRPKPGSKPKPVLKLRPSSPTGSSSSIPEANPRTGSPPATTINLSPQTISSSIQASTSSSSSTPETTTTTSPSPRTGFTSLSLRSTSTSSSPERTSVQNPEPNTTTTRPRIKPQPGLQPRPDLQPKPGLKPELQPKPGPKPIPGLRTKPRPQSKLILKPRPPSPTSFNPKTSNINGATLTPTTSLSPGIRSHSRQTMTTSQSSTTPGHTPGITPKITNPSYKTTSSGPGANLSSSTTSSSSKITSSRIWTGSFSSSIITLNQTKTTPSPSSMTSFTSLSSRTPSTSISPETNSAQHPEPSSTSIKPKPGPKPKPDQKLKPGPSPIPGPRHKPGPKLKPVLKPRTAPKPWSKTTSQGQRTTSPTPSPKTSSTSSQRTTTDPSPQMTAIPGSRTTRPNQQTTLSSSSKNIFNTSRKTTTSPGTITTTIASLKRKTSSSQQISINPSPKTSTTKPIPLANSNHSPTTTNPESSTPSPILESSAPSVRELSVKTSRVSASLNDTKDTSGRKVLQGGHPKVLLTEKDQVGSKTDRTGNQPQNPAQISPGVTMAPRDCSDHMAKGERNSGVYQVTPDPKNVTIAVFCDMESHDGGWTIIQLRQDGSVNFNRTWAEYRTGFGNMRAGEFWLGNDHIHLLTRHREMVLRVELEDFNRVREYAEYRLFRVAGERLRYRLSVGGYSGTAGDALQFSKSYNHNNRFFTTPDRDYDRYPSGNCGAYYSSGWWFDACMAANLNGRYYVGKYKGVRNGIYWGTWHNISTEYYPTNDRQSFKTVRMMIRPRGYAK, from the exons ATGCAAACTGAGAAGGAGAGTCAGGGGGATAAGGTAAGGAAGAAGGAGCTGGAGACTGAGAGAAAGcgtgagggggatagagagaaagaggaggagagagggaggggaaataGAGAAGAGATCCAGAAGAAGGAAGAAAATCAGGTggtgatagagagggagaggaagatggagaaggagaggcagagtcAACATCCTTGGCAAGGGAAGGAGATAAAgaatgagaaaaagaaagagagtgatcAAGACAAGAAAGAAAGTGATCAAGAAGAGCCCGGGAAGaagatagagaaagaggtagaaaaAACTGTCCAAAGTGTGCAGAGAGACAGCATAGGACCGCTGATGACAGATGATCAGGACACGACCTCACCCAGCCCAAGCAATGGTTTTAAACATGACTCAATCCCCAGACCTGACTCCTCAGGACCAGATCAAAAATCAAACTCCATCCCTAGACCTGCCACCAATCCCAGCCCAAGATCTAGCTCAGACACCAGCCGTGGATATATTTCAAGTCCTTCCTCCAGCTCAACCTCTAGCCCCAGATCTTCCTCCATCTCCAGCACAAGGACAAGCTCAAACCTTAACACAAGCTCCAGTCAAAGGACCATCTCCTCTTTACCTCACCAGGGAGCCACCAGGTCCGACCCCATCACAACCCCAAGTTCAGGCACCAGCTACAGGACTGCCAGAACCAGCCCAAGTATCACAACAAGCACAAACCAAACAACCACCAGCTCATCAAAAAGGACTACTAGCCCAAGAAACAGACCTGTCCAGAAGCACAAGCCCAACCAAGCTAAACAGGCCATCAGACCCAGACTTAAGTCCAGACCACCCAGTCCGACTAGCTCCTCCAGTTCAACGGCCAGCTTCACTAGCCTCAGCTCATGGACCACCACCACCAGCTCCAGCCCTGCATGGACaaggacaaaaaaaacaacaggaCTCAACACTAAACCTAAACTAAAACCTAAACCAGGCCAAAAGCCTATTCCAGGCCTAAGACCTAAACCTGGACCAAAACAAAGGCCTGTTCTAAAGCCCAGCCCAACCAGCTCGTCCAGCTTCAACTCTAAGACCACTCTCAGAACTGGCTCAACTTCAACCCCTACTTGTAGCCTTAACTCTGCAATCAGCTTTACAAGACCCAGTCTACAGTCCACTAAGACAAGTACCAGCCAAATCAGCACCATGCTGGGACACTCTTCAGCCACCACCACTAGTCCTAGCTCAAATATTACCAGCCCAAGCTACAGGACCACTAGTTCCAGCCCTGTGGCCAGCAGTAGCAGTAGCTCAACTCCAGGAACTAAAACCACTGCTAGACCTAGCCCAAGGAACACCAGTCCAAGCTCCAGAATTGGGTCCCGGTGGACCCCCAGACCTGACCTAAAGCCAAAACCAGGCACAAGGCCTATTCCAGGCCCCAGACCCAAACCTGGATCAAAACCAAAGCCTGTCCTGAAGCTCAGACCATCAAGTCCAACTGGCTCCTCCAGCTCCATTCCAGAGGCCAATCCCAGAACTGGTTCTCCTCCAGCCACCACCATTAACCTTAGCCCACAGACCATCAGTTCAAGCATCCAGGCCAGCACTTCCAGCTCAAGTTCAACTCCAGAAACAACAACCACCACAAGCCCCAGCCCAAGGACTGGCTTCACTTCTCTCAGCTTAAGGTCCACTAGTACTAGCTCCAGCCCTGAGAGGACATCTGTCCAAAACCCTGAACCCAACACAACGACTACCAGACCTAGGATTAAGCCCCAACCTGGCCTACAGCCCAGACCTGACCTACAGCCCAAACCCGGCCTAAAACCTGAACTACAGCCCAAACCAGGCCCAAAGCCTATTCCAGGCTTAAGGACTAAACCTAGACCACAATCAAAACTCATCTTAAAACCCAGACCACCCAGCCCAACCAGCTTTAATCCAAAGACCAGTAACATAAATGGTGCAACTTTAACCCCCACCACTAGCCTCAGCCCTGGGATCAGAAGCCACAGTCGTCAGACCATGACGACAAGCCAAAGTAGCACCACACCGGGCCACACTCCAGGCATCACCCCAAAGATAACTAACCCAAGTTACAAGACCACTAGTTCCGGCCCTGGGGCCAACCTCAGCAGTAGCACCACTAGCTCTAGCTCAAAGATCACCAGTTCAAGGATCTGGACAGGCTCTTTCAGCTCAAGCATCATCACACTAAACCAAACCAAAACCACCCCTAGCCCCAGCTCAATGACCAGCTTCACTAGCCTCAGCTCAAGGACCCCCAGTACCAGCATCAGTCCAGAGACAAATTCTGCACAACATCCTGAACCCAGCTCAACAAGCATTAAGCCCAAACCTGGCCCAAAACCCAAACCAGACCAAAAGCTCAAGCCAGGCCCAAGCCCTATTCCAGGTCCAAGACATAAACCGGGACCAAAACTTAAACCTGTCCTGAAGCCCAGAACTGCTCCAAAGCCCTGGTCCAAAACCACCAGCCAAGGTCAAAGGACCACTTCTCCCACACCTAGCCCCAAGACATCTAGTACCTCAAGCCAAAGGACCACGACTGACCCCAGCCCACAAATGACCGCAATCCCTGGCTCAAGAACTACAAGACCTAACCAACAAACTACCCTCAGCTCTAGCTCAAAAAACATCTTTAACACTAGCCGGAAAACAACCACTAGCCCTGGCACAATTACCACTACTATTGCCAGTCTAAAACGTAAGACCAGCTCAAGCCAACAGATTAGCATAAACCCTAGCCCCAAAACTTCCACTACTAAACCCATCCCATTGGCCAACTCTAACCATAGTCCAACTACCACCAACCCTGAGTCCTCTACCCCCAGCCCCATACTTGAGTCTTCCGCCCCCAGTGTGAGAGAACTTAGTGTGAAGACCAGCCGGGTATCTGCTAGTCTGAATGACACAAAGGACACAAGTGGGCGAAAGGTTTTACAAGGAGGGCACCCAAAGGTCCTGCTCACAGAGAAGGACCAGGTAGGCAGCAAGACTGACAGAACAGGGAACCAGCCTCAAAACCCTGCACAGATTTCACCAGGAG TTACCATGGCACCCAGAGACTGCTCTGACCACATGGCCAAGGGGGAAAGGAACAGTGGGGTCTACCAAGTGACCCCTGACCCTAAGAATGTAACCATCGCAGTGTTCTGTGACATGGAGTCTCATGATGGAGGGTGGACCATCATTCAGCTCCGTCAGGACGGCAGTGTGAACTTCAACAGGACATGGGCTGAATACCGGACGGGCTTCGGTAACATGAGGGCTGGGGAGTTCTGGCTGGGCAATGACCACATCCATCTCCTGACCCGACACAGGGAGATGGTCCTCCGGGTGGAGCTGGAAGACTTTAACAGAGTGAGGGAGTACGCAGAGTACAGGCTCTTCCGTGTGGCTGGCGAACGGCTGCGGTACCGCCTGTCTGTGGGTGGGTACTCGGGCACGGCGGGAGATGCACTTCAATTCAGCAAGAgttacaaccacaacaacaggtTCTTTACGACTCCTGACAGGGACTATGACCGCTACCCTTCAGGGAACTGTGGGGCCTACTACAGCTCAGGCTGGTGGTTTGATGCCTGCATGGCTGCCAATCTCAACGGGAGATATTATGTGGGAAAGTACAAAGGGGTGAGGAACGGGATCTACTGGGGGACGTGGCATAATATATCTACAGAGTACTACCCAACAAATGACAGACAGTCTTTCAAGACTGTCAGAATGATGATCAGGCCGAGAGGCTATGCAAAGTGA
- the LOC110502067 gene encoding putative uncharacterized protein DDB_G0271982 — MGLAVLYVCGALLAISMTPGNYANPSEGTFQWGTESGSCLVTLKPAGKCGGEGIEEEACPYRFILPPLDIMLPWQLRELERTVKEVQRLKKTVEQLKRACMECKMSQRERERERLGDRKREKEKEEEKVRLGDREREKEKEGEKKSERQGGRERKMEMEKDGVEERAMENERNIVEERKREREKGCENEWEREKEENREWEIERERKIEDETKREEEEERETEMEKQGE, encoded by the exons ATGGGGTTAGCTGTGCTTTACGTGTGCGGAGCCCTGCTGGCCATCTCCATGACCCCTGGGAACTATGCAAACCCCAGCGAGGGAACCTTCCAGTGGGGTACAGAATCTGGGAGCTGCCTAGTAACTCTAAAGCCTGCAGGGAAGTGTGGGGGAGAGGGAATAGAAGAGGAAGCATGCCCCTACCGATTTATCTTGCCTCCGCTGGACATCATGCTGCCCTGGCAGCTCAGGGAGTTGGAGAGGACGGTGAAGGAGGTGCAAAGGCTAAAGAAGACTGTGGAGCAGCTGAAGAGAGCCTGCATGGAGTGCAAGAtgagccagagggagagagagagagagaggctgggggacagaaagagggagaaggagaaagaagaggagaaggtgagattgggagacagagagagggagaaggagaaagagggggagaagaagtcAGAGAGACAAGGGGGCAGAGAAAGGAagatggagatggagaaggaCGGAGTGGAAGAAAGGGCCATGGAGAATGAGAGAAATAttgtagaggagagaaagagagaacgggagaaAGGGTGTGAGAACGAATGGGAAAGGGAAAAGGAGGAAAACAGGGaatgggagatagagagggagagaaaaatagaggATGAGactaagagagaggaagaggaggaaagggagacagagatggagaa ACAGGGGGAGtga